A single genomic interval of uncultured Sphaerochaeta sp. harbors:
- a CDS encoding DUF3842 family protein: protein MKKNVQLVVIDGQGGSLGKALVAAIKKTFNQVEILAIGTNSLAASAMLKSGADAIATGENPVIVACRNADLIVGPLGILTSDALHGEITPAMAVAIAQSKAHKILVPISKCNVTIVGIQEAPLSMMIDFTLEEIRRFLDSTMPSR from the coding sequence ATGAAAAAGAACGTACAGCTCGTTGTCATTGACGGTCAAGGCGGAAGCTTGGGAAAAGCGCTTGTTGCGGCTATCAAGAAAACATTCAACCAGGTGGAAATACTGGCAATTGGAACCAATAGCCTGGCAGCCAGTGCCATGCTTAAAAGCGGTGCTGATGCAATTGCAACCGGTGAGAATCCTGTCATTGTGGCATGCAGAAATGCTGACCTCATCGTAGGCCCCCTGGGAATCCTTACCTCTGATGCACTCCATGGAGAGATCACTCCAGCAATGGCGGTGGCAATTGCCCAGAGCAAGGCTCACAAGATTCTTGTCCCCATCAGTAAATGCAATGTGACAATTGTAGGAATCCAGGAAGCCCCCCTGTCCATGATGATTGACTTCACGCTGGAGGAGATCAGGCGTTTCCTTGACAGTACTATGCCTAGTCGGTAA
- a CDS encoding tetratricopeptide repeat protein, whose product MDPIKWYYQRRMLNAMVQNKWEEAESFTHKLINHEGPSMGLHYNLALIALGSGDKERAYDVLVKAALRYGESLRLCRLLGDIAYLSGKGEEAIHWYTSALADDPSEKEEYLMRLRLDLLSSADSYSKALEASSLLSQAQELLASDYEDARSLYERIVKEDPSQAEAWNNLGCLALDHFNDKRSAIEFFTRTLELVDHQGAAKNLARARKA is encoded by the coding sequence ATGGATCCAATAAAATGGTATTATCAGCGAAGGATGCTTAATGCAATGGTGCAGAACAAATGGGAGGAGGCTGAGAGCTTCACCCACAAGCTCATAAACCATGAGGGGCCCTCCATGGGGTTGCATTATAATCTTGCCCTGATAGCGCTTGGTTCGGGGGACAAGGAAAGGGCTTATGATGTTTTGGTAAAGGCCGCCCTACGCTACGGAGAGAGCTTGCGTCTATGCCGTTTGCTTGGAGATATCGCCTACCTTTCCGGAAAAGGGGAGGAAGCAATACACTGGTATACATCCGCCTTGGCCGATGATCCATCTGAAAAAGAGGAATACCTGATGAGGCTCCGCTTGGATTTGCTCTCCTCTGCTGATTCGTATTCGAAGGCCTTGGAGGCTTCCAGTCTACTATCCCAGGCACAAGAACTCTTGGCTTCGGATTATGAAGATGCGCGTTCATTATATGAACGCATCGTAAAAGAGGACCCCTCACAGGCAGAAGCATGGAACAATCTTGGATGCCTGGCACTTGATCACTTCAATGACAAGAGGTCAGCAATTGAGTTCTTCACCAGAACTTTGGAGTTGGTTGATCATCAAGGAGCAGCCAAGAACCTGGCACGTGCCCGGAAAGCCTGA
- a CDS encoding FadR/GntR family transcriptional regulator, with translation MPEVDCLADLSASRYDSPMQSLKKERVSIMVTDAIKEIINVENLKPGDKLYSEKELVKKLEVSRSSIREALRMLEVSGVVKVYQGKGVFVSDPSEQSHPVKNWVVENAEALREHFEVRLLIEPHAASLACRFAEQKDLEALQSCYDTFVEKVKTGDVIESISSDSAFHLAVAKATKNRTLAVLMRTMDQTLNEGWYASLHAPGRLESSIVEHGRLLQAILNHDQEEASQAMEDHLRNALKDIQHYFGTL, from the coding sequence ATGCCAGAGGTGGATTGTCTTGCAGATTTATCCGCTTCACGATACGATAGCCCCATGCAGTCCCTGAAAAAAGAACGTGTGTCGATCATGGTTACCGATGCAATTAAAGAGATTATCAACGTGGAGAACCTCAAACCTGGGGATAAGCTCTACAGTGAAAAAGAGCTTGTAAAAAAGCTTGAGGTAAGTCGGTCTTCAATTCGTGAAGCACTGAGGATGCTTGAAGTATCCGGAGTGGTGAAGGTATATCAGGGAAAAGGGGTGTTTGTCAGTGATCCTTCCGAGCAATCCCACCCAGTGAAGAACTGGGTAGTGGAGAATGCAGAAGCACTGAGGGAACACTTTGAGGTAAGGCTTTTAATTGAACCTCATGCAGCATCCCTTGCATGTCGATTTGCTGAACAAAAAGATTTGGAAGCACTCCAATCTTGTTATGATACGTTTGTTGAAAAGGTAAAAACCGGGGATGTTATTGAATCCATAAGCAGTGACAGTGCCTTCCATCTTGCTGTTGCAAAGGCAACCAAGAATCGGACATTGGCTGTCTTGATGAGGACGATGGATCAGACGCTTAATGAAGGTTGGTATGCCAGTCTTCATGCACCTGGGCGTCTGGAATCATCCATTGTAGAACACGGGCGTTTGCTTCAGGCAATCCTCAATCATGATCAAGAAGAAGCATCCCAGGCAATGGAAGACCACCTGAGAAATGCCTTAAAGGACATCCAGCACTATTTCGGAACTCTCTAA
- a CDS encoding zinc ABC transporter substrate-binding protein encodes MRKYLFSLTIMLLAVLSISAQGVPEEVAASSASHPASIVASTSWTAAFADLGGLDDVAFIAPANLTHPPEYEITVSDVVKINHADYFIYAGYERMMQSMGDSIKKEEGTMLQITTTNDIQNVQKQAEAIANITGTEEKSKERLASYIATIEEGAKQAEERGLTEAKVYCHAMQVYLAEDLGLQVAGTFGPGPVTAQQISEVAKGGYQIIIDNIHNPIAGPLMEVSPDTKLVVWRNFPESGGRGSLESMVQANIEALLQ; translated from the coding sequence ATGAGAAAATACCTTTTCTCCCTGACCATCATGCTTTTGGCAGTACTGAGTATCTCTGCCCAAGGTGTCCCGGAAGAAGTAGCTGCATCCAGTGCTTCCCACCCCGCTTCCATCGTTGCAAGCACAAGCTGGACTGCGGCTTTTGCAGACCTTGGAGGGCTCGATGATGTTGCCTTTATCGCCCCTGCAAACCTCACCCATCCACCTGAGTATGAGATTACCGTCAGTGATGTGGTGAAGATCAACCATGCAGACTATTTCATTTATGCAGGCTATGAGAGGATGATGCAGAGCATGGGAGATTCCATCAAGAAAGAAGAAGGAACCATGCTTCAGATAACCACCACCAATGATATCCAGAATGTGCAGAAGCAGGCAGAGGCTATTGCAAATATCACGGGAACGGAAGAAAAGAGCAAGGAACGTCTTGCTAGCTATATCGCTACCATCGAGGAGGGTGCAAAACAGGCTGAAGAGAGAGGACTGACAGAGGCAAAGGTCTACTGTCATGCGATGCAAGTCTATCTTGCAGAAGATCTGGGACTCCAGGTTGCAGGTACCTTCGGGCCTGGGCCGGTTACTGCCCAACAGATCAGCGAGGTAGCGAAGGGTGGATATCAGATTATCATCGACAATATCCACAACCCCATCGCAGGACCCTTGATGGAAGTATCCCCAGATACCAAGCTCGTTGTCTGGAGAAATTTCCCAGAAAGCGGGGGAAGAGGGAGTCTGGAGTCGATGGTGCAGGCCAATATTGAGGCTCTGCTCCAGTAA
- a CDS encoding DUF1893 domain-containing protein, with the protein MEQYTQPLSDNHTLEVYNHNQLIFSENGHWLTPLFAFERFLETYTGERDCLSAHDTAAGKAAALLMARFGIHRAHINLISELAIEYYQQHGITVSYEKRIERLQCKTEELLGEMHDQEQMYRLLRKRAKLVRGVSVRIENLSFSYPERPPILKDLSFHLEEGERLLILGDNGMGKTTLLSLLMGKLKPTKGTILIGEDEVTHLEKRTIGYIRQQQQEQQFPVSAREVVAMACDPTLTREERQWEIDTALRRTKIEHLAERNFFTLSGGERQKVSLSRTLCQKARLLLLDEPTSFLDAKSRSTLVEVLQSLTVGEMPTIIIVTHDKALEKDLRWPTLHLGGTYE; encoded by the coding sequence TTGGAACAATATACACAGCCGCTATCAGACAACCATACCCTGGAAGTCTATAATCATAACCAACTCATTTTCTCAGAAAATGGGCACTGGCTTACCCCACTCTTTGCATTCGAACGATTTCTTGAAACCTATACAGGAGAAAGGGATTGTCTCAGTGCACATGACACGGCTGCAGGGAAAGCCGCTGCATTGCTTATGGCCCGCTTTGGCATACATCGTGCCCATATCAATCTGATCAGTGAACTTGCCATCGAATATTATCAACAGCATGGAATTACTGTCTCCTATGAAAAACGTATAGAACGATTACAATGCAAGACCGAGGAGTTGCTCGGAGAGATGCATGACCAGGAACAGATGTACAGACTTCTGAGAAAGCGTGCAAAACTGGTACGAGGGGTCTCTGTACGTATAGAAAACCTCTCTTTCTCCTACCCAGAGCGTCCGCCTATCCTGAAAGACCTCTCCTTCCATCTTGAGGAAGGGGAGAGACTCCTCATCCTAGGAGACAACGGAATGGGAAAAACTACACTGCTATCCCTCTTGATGGGAAAACTCAAACCCACCAAGGGAACGATTCTTATCGGGGAAGACGAGGTAACCCACCTGGAAAAAAGAACGATCGGGTATATCAGGCAACAACAACAAGAGCAGCAGTTCCCAGTCTCAGCCCGTGAAGTGGTAGCTATGGCATGCGATCCTACCCTCACAAGGGAAGAGAGACAGTGGGAGATCGACACTGCCCTAAGGAGAACAAAGATAGAACATCTTGCTGAGAGGAATTTCTTCACACTCAGCGGAGGAGAGAGGCAAAAAGTCTCTCTCTCTAGGACGCTCTGCCAGAAAGCAAGATTGCTCCTCCTTGATGAACCCACCTCCTTCCTGGATGCAAAAAGTCGATCCACGCTTGTTGAAGTACTGCAAAGCCTTACAGTGGGTGAGATGCCGACCATTATCATTGTCACCCATGACAAGGCACTGGAAAAGGATTTAAGATGGCCGACTCTCCACTTAGGGGGTACCTATGAGTGA
- a CDS encoding MBL fold metallo-hydrolase yields MSIEITTLIENTQGEHTGLITEHGLSFLIETEITSVLFDTGRSNAFLKNAKLLRKQLDSVDHVVLSHGHYDHSGGFQSFVQSREDRAFTLHTGQGFFAEKYARFNASYQYLGNDFSQDYIKEQGITHNTITGKTEIAPGVWALTHFKRNHAEETIHPRFVLREQAGWVEDRFDDEVLLVVETKKGLVMLVGCSHPGILNMLDSVQQTFNKPVYALLGGTHLVEADSSRTARSIQVFQEKGIEVLGINHCSGAEAINLATEHSSIHFHNGTGSCLIL; encoded by the coding sequence ATGTCCATTGAAATCACCACCCTTATTGAGAATACCCAAGGAGAACATACCGGCCTAATCACCGAGCATGGACTCTCTTTTTTAATTGAAACGGAAATAACAAGCGTCCTCTTTGATACAGGACGCAGTAATGCTTTTCTCAAAAATGCCAAACTGTTAAGAAAACAATTGGATAGCGTAGATCATGTGGTACTCAGTCATGGTCATTATGACCATAGTGGTGGGTTCCAATCATTTGTCCAATCACGGGAAGATAGGGCCTTTACCCTCCATACAGGACAGGGGTTCTTTGCAGAAAAGTATGCACGTTTCAACGCTTCATACCAGTATCTTGGCAATGATTTTAGCCAGGACTACATCAAGGAACAGGGAATCACCCACAATACCATTACCGGGAAAACAGAAATTGCTCCTGGGGTATGGGCGCTTACCCATTTCAAACGAAATCATGCAGAGGAGACCATTCATCCAAGATTTGTTCTCAGGGAGCAAGCAGGTTGGGTTGAAGACCGCTTTGATGATGAGGTGTTGTTGGTAGTTGAGACTAAAAAGGGTCTTGTCATGCTGGTGGGTTGTTCCCACCCAGGGATCCTGAACATGCTGGACTCTGTGCAACAAACCTTCAACAAGCCAGTTTATGCACTGCTGGGAGGGACTCACTTGGTCGAGGCAGATAGTTCAAGGACTGCTCGAAGCATCCAGGTATTCCAGGAGAAGGGAATTGAGGTACTGGGTATCAACCATTGTTCTGGGGCAGAAGCCATCAATCTAGCTACCGAACATTCATCAATTCATTTCCATAATGGTACAGGTTCTTGCCTTATCCTGTAA
- a CDS encoding iron chelate uptake ABC transporter family permease subunit, translating to MSDFLYALTLPPVMKGLLAMAIAGLCFPASGVMVLRLDLVPMRYMLMHGVILGGAISLALSLPILPLSIALNILLVLAMMHLAKDTRHGFGLASAAGMVFTMAAASLVMHLWDVPAKDTLQLLWGSPFALAWADIVILIGIALILAIYLLTNFRTVSAIFFDQEIAQSLGMPVKAHYTAMVLVIALVIAFAMKLLGALLIDALLILPVLVAGKRAESLKQLLLYSCLTGLFVSTFGFLAAIATDLPPSGTIALLSALLFIIPTTHKRGLHS from the coding sequence ATGAGTGATTTTCTCTACGCTCTCACCCTACCTCCGGTAATGAAAGGATTGCTTGCAATGGCTATTGCCGGGCTCTGTTTTCCAGCCAGTGGTGTCATGGTTCTCCGCCTTGACCTGGTACCCATGCGGTATATGCTCATGCACGGTGTTATCCTTGGGGGAGCCATCTCCCTTGCGCTCTCTCTTCCGATACTTCCGCTCAGCATTGCCCTGAATATTCTCTTGGTTTTGGCTATGATGCATTTAGCGAAGGATACCCGCCATGGATTCGGTCTTGCCAGTGCTGCTGGGATGGTCTTTACCATGGCAGCTGCTTCTCTGGTTATGCATCTGTGGGACGTTCCTGCAAAGGATACACTGCAACTGCTCTGGGGAAGTCCGTTTGCACTCGCTTGGGCAGATATCGTGATACTGATCGGCATCGCCCTCATTTTGGCCATCTACCTGCTTACAAACTTCAGGACGGTAAGCGCGATCTTCTTCGATCAGGAAATTGCCCAATCCCTGGGAATGCCGGTAAAGGCACACTACACTGCCATGGTACTGGTCATTGCCTTGGTGATCGCATTTGCCATGAAACTACTTGGTGCATTGCTCATTGATGCACTACTCATCCTTCCCGTCCTCGTTGCAGGAAAGCGTGCTGAGAGTCTCAAACAACTGCTACTCTACTCCTGCCTTACAGGACTATTCGTCTCTACCTTTGGGTTTCTGGCTGCCATTGCCACAGACTTACCACCGAGTGGAACAATTGCATTGCTCTCGGCTTTGCTTTTTATCATACCTACAACACATAAGAGAGGATTACATTCATGA
- a CDS encoding sugar phosphate isomerase/epimerase family protein has translation MKLSVAIAGKEAMPNAFVVFRGVKESIIKAHELGYDGVELALKRPDEVSKDELNQWLRENSLEVSAISSGQVFAARNLYFTDENQENRAELYKSFCGFIDLASDFGGLVNIGRTRGPIDGRDPAFAEELFLDMAYKVADHAEKRGVELILEPVNRYEIDFINNLDECSALLKKIDRKNFVMMPDVFHMNIEDDHIGDSFIRNKEYVRYVHFADTNRHAPGDGHMDWDEIFSSLTSIGYDGWTTAEILPYPDPETAAKRTVSFLRGKYGKYYSS, from the coding sequence ATGAAATTATCTGTAGCTATTGCCGGTAAAGAGGCAATGCCCAATGCATTTGTAGTGTTTCGTGGGGTGAAAGAGTCGATCATCAAGGCCCATGAACTTGGCTATGATGGGGTTGAACTCGCCCTCAAGCGTCCTGATGAAGTGTCAAAGGACGAATTGAACCAGTGGTTGCGAGAAAACAGTCTGGAGGTGAGTGCAATCTCCAGTGGACAGGTCTTCGCGGCAAGGAATCTCTACTTCACCGATGAGAACCAGGAGAACCGAGCAGAACTGTACAAGAGTTTTTGTGGCTTCATTGATCTGGCCTCTGATTTTGGTGGATTGGTAAATATTGGAAGGACCCGTGGTCCTATCGATGGCCGTGACCCTGCCTTTGCTGAGGAACTCTTCCTCGATATGGCTTACAAGGTTGCTGACCATGCAGAAAAGCGTGGCGTTGAGTTGATTCTTGAACCGGTGAACCGTTATGAGATCGACTTCATCAACAACCTCGATGAGTGTTCAGCCCTGCTCAAGAAGATTGACCGGAAGAACTTTGTCATGATGCCTGATGTATTCCATATGAACATCGAAGATGACCACATTGGGGACAGCTTCATCCGGAACAAGGAGTATGTACGGTATGTGCATTTTGCAGATACCAATCGGCATGCACCTGGAGATGGTCACATGGATTGGGACGAGATATTCTCTTCCCTTACCTCCATCGGGTATGATGGATGGACCACAGCGGAGATCCTTCCGTATCCCGATCCTGAGACGGCGGCAAAACGAACCGTCAGTTTCCTGAGGGGAAAATACGGGAAGTATTACTCCTCATAA